Proteins encoded in a region of the Zea mays cultivar B73 chromosome 4, Zm-B73-REFERENCE-NAM-5.0, whole genome shotgun sequence genome:
- the LOC100281539 gene encoding F-box/kelch-repeat protein At1g22040 isoform X1, with protein MGSILSATSTTAKSMDQHEASGTDPNKRVKISTYEYGSNPRIIPTLPDELSLQILARSPRIHYLNLKLVCRAWKAAIIGYELSQLRRELGVSEEWVYVLTKAEAYKLHWYALDPVFQKWQRLPPMPSFVNQEESNRTASSAFWMWNVVGSSIRIADYVRGLFWRRNSLDQMPFCGCSVGVADGYLYVIGGFSKAVALNRVCRYDPFLNLWQEVSPMMTGRAFCKAAFLNGKLYVVGGVSRGRNGLLPLRSAEAFDPKTGLWSDLPEMPFARAQVLPTAFLVDVLKPIATGMAPYKGKLYVPQSLYSWPFFFDIGGEIYDPDLNAWSTMPDGLGDGWPARQAGTKLGVVIDDRLYTLEPSSSLDSGKIKRYDSEEDAWVTITPQVPVNDFTGAEAPYLLAGLGGRLHVITKAANNTLQVMQAVVQNNSVSEENVVWTTVASRNFGTAELVSCQVLDV; from the coding sequence ATGGGCTCCATTCTAAGTGCTACTAGTACTACGGCTAAGTCTATGGATCAGCATGAGGCATCTGGAACAGATCCTAATAAGAGGGTGAAGATATCTACTTATGAGTATGGGTCAAACCCAAGGATAATTCCAACTCTTCCTGATGAGCTCTCACTCCAGATCCTGGCAAGGTCACCACGGATCCATTACCTTAACTTGAAGCTGGTTTGCCGAGCCTGGAAGGCAGCAATCATCGGCTATGAACTTTCCCAGCTGAGGAGAGAGCTTGGTGTAAGTGAGGAATGGGTGTATGTACTGACCAAGGCTGAGGCATACAAGCTCCATTGGTATGCCCTGGATCCAGTGTTTCAGAAATGGCAGAGGTTGCCACCGATGCCTTCTTTCGTCAATCAGGAGGAATCCAATCGGACAGCATCTTCGGCGTTCTGGATGTGGAATGTTGTGGGATCAAGCATTAGGATTGCTGATTACGTGAGGGGCTTATTTTGGCGCAGGAACAGTTTGGACCAGATGCCCTTTTGCGGTTGTTCAGTGGGTGTTGCTGATGGTTACTTGTATGTCATTGGCGGTTTTTCCAAAGCTGTTGCCCTGAATCGCGTTTGTAGATACGACCCTTTTCTCAATTTGTGGCAGGAAGTGAGCCCAATGATGACTGGGCGGGCTTTCTGCAAGGCGGCATTTTTGAATGGCAAGTTATATGTAGTTGGTGGAGTCAGCAGGGGTCGGAATGGCTTGCTTCCCCTGCGTTCAGCTGAGGCGTTCGACCCTAAAACTGGATTGTGGAGCGACCTACCAGAAATGCCTTTCGCAAGAGCGCAGGTACTCCCCACTGCTTTCTTGGTCGATGTGCTGAAGCCTATCGCCACAGGAATGGCACCCTACAAGGGAAAGCTGTATGTCCCTCAGAGCCTGTACTCATGGCCATTCTTTTTTGACATTGGAGGTGAGATCTACGACCCAGATCTGAATGCCTGGTCAACGATGCCGGATGGTCTCGGCGATGGATGGCCAGCCAGACAGGCAGGCACAAAGTTGGGTGTTGTGATCGATGACAGACTTTACACGCTAGAGCCTTCCAGCTCTTTGGACAGTGGTAAGATAAAAAGATACGACTCCGAGGAGGACGCATGGGTAACTATCACCCCACAAGTTCCAGTTAATGATTTCACTGGTGCAGAGGCCCCTTATTTACTCGCTGGCCTCGGTGGAAGGCTCCATGTTATAACAAAGGCGGCGAACAACACTCTTCAAGTTATGCAGGCTGTGGTGCAGAATAACTCGGTATCTGAAGAAAATGTGGTATGGACAACAGTGGCTTCTAGGAACTTTGGGACGGCTGAGCTTGTCAGCTGCCAGGTTCTAGATGTTTAA